The following are from one region of the bacterium genome:
- a CDS encoding nitroreductase family protein: MDFYEALKVRKSVRKYLDKPVEPSKLNRILEAARIAPSGCNAQPWKFILVTDPELKQKLVAACRNQKFIAEANLVIIACGNPELAYPRQGGYMNAFPIDVAIAVEHLCLAAAVEGLGTCWIGAFDEQEVKKILRIPDPWRVVALTPLGYPAETPPDRGRKPLGEITCQNKWKE, encoded by the coding sequence ATGGATTTCTATGAAGCGCTAAAAGTTCGAAAAAGTGTCCGAAAATATTTAGATAAACCTGTTGAACCATCGAAACTTAACCGGATTCTTGAAGCAGCACGAATCGCACCGTCTGGATGCAATGCGCAACCCTGGAAATTTATTCTGGTGACCGACCCGGAATTGAAACAGAAATTAGTTGCCGCATGTCGAAATCAAAAGTTTATCGCTGAAGCGAATCTGGTTATTATCGCCTGCGGTAATCCTGAACTTGCCTATCCTCGGCAGGGCGGATATATGAACGCATTTCCGATAGATGTAGCGATTGCGGTCGAACATCTCTGTCTCGCTGCCGCTGTTGAAGGACTTGGCACCTGTTGGATTGGTGCATTTGATGAACAAGAAGTGAAAAAAATCTTGCGGATCCCCGACCCATGGCGAGTCGTAGCGTTAACTCCGCTCGGCTATCCTGCGGAAACACCGCCTGACCGGGGCAGAAAACCGCTGGGCGAAATAACATGTCAAAATAAATGGAAGGAGTAA
- a CDS encoding sulfide/dihydroorotate dehydrogenase-like FAD/NAD-binding protein → MHTIIRKENLAPKIVLFEVSAPLVAAKAKPGHFVIVRAYEWSERIPLTIADHNAETGTITLIIQEIGQGTREICAMEVGSAFLDIVGPLGNPAEIKRVGTMVFIGGGVGVPAIYPEVKEAKRLGNKVITILGAQTKELLILAKELEAVSDQVLYSTNDGSFGIHGFVTDVLKQLLDTKIAINEIIAIGPLPMMKAVSELTKPYGIKTIVSLNAIMVDGTGMCGGCRVTVGGKNKFSCVDGPEFDGHQVDFDELLRRTKQYLHYEKIAVEHAQKIGQGNCRLAPLLQSVQKESSS, encoded by the coding sequence ATGCATACCATTATTCGTAAAGAAAATTTAGCTCCGAAAATCGTTCTATTTGAAGTTTCCGCACCGTTAGTTGCAGCAAAAGCGAAACCTGGTCATTTTGTTATTGTTCGTGCCTATGAATGGAGTGAACGGATTCCGTTAACTATTGCTGACCATAATGCTGAGACCGGAACCATTACACTCATTATCCAAGAAATTGGACAGGGAACCAGAGAAATCTGCGCGATGGAGGTCGGGAGTGCGTTTCTTGATATAGTCGGTCCGCTAGGCAATCCGGCGGAAATTAAACGTGTCGGGACGATGGTTTTTATTGGTGGCGGAGTGGGGGTTCCTGCAATATATCCAGAAGTAAAAGAAGCAAAACGGCTCGGAAATAAAGTTATCACTATCCTTGGCGCGCAGACTAAAGAATTGTTGATTTTAGCAAAAGAACTTGAAGCGGTCAGCGACCAGGTATTATATAGCACCAATGACGGTTCGTTTGGGATACACGGGTTCGTAACAGATGTATTGAAGCAATTGCTTGATACTAAAATCGCAATCAACGAAATTATTGCTATCGGACCACTGCCGATGATGAAAGCGGTTAGTGAACTGACAAAACCCTATGGGATTAAGACTATCGTTAGTTTGAACGCGATTATGGTAGATGGAACCGGGATGTGTGGCGGATGTCGTGTAACGGTTGGCGGAAAAAATAAATTTTCCTGTGTTGACGGACCGGAATTTGATGGGCATCAGGTAGATTTTGATGAGTTACTTCGTCGAACGAAACAATATTTGCATTACGAAAAAATTGCTGTTGAACATGCGCAAAAAATCGGTCAGGGAAATTGCAGACTTGCTCCGCTTCTCCAATCCGTTCAAAAAGAATCATCATCGTAA
- a CDS encoding xanthine dehydrogenase family protein subunit M, with protein MNQLIYLIPRTLEETLKYLGEYRTEATILAGGTDIAIELRESKLAAGRVRIFYPKKIIDISQIQELKGIIETGEYIQLGALVTQREIAESDLINKYGNILAEAARRMGSPQVRNRGTLGGNLGTASPAADTAPPLIALEATVILKSLTGHREVPIEDFFFAPGKTILQPDELILGVRFPKMKKNESGRYYKIGQRNAVSISIVAIAIKAELDKNRFGKVRIGLGSVAPKPIRAIEAERILFNQPFNATIINQSAEAALSRCSTITDIRASGEYRCRMVKELTRTLLIDIANNFNSRG; from the coding sequence ATGAATCAGCTAATTTATTTAATTCCAAGAACATTAGAAGAAACGTTAAAATATTTAGGAGAATATCGGACCGAAGCGACTATCTTAGCTGGTGGAACAGATATAGCTATTGAATTGCGCGAATCAAAATTAGCTGCCGGTAGAGTGAGGATTTTTTATCCTAAGAAGATAATTGATATATCCCAGATTCAAGAATTAAAAGGAATAATTGAGACTGGCGAGTATATTCAACTCGGTGCATTAGTCACTCAGCGGGAAATTGCAGAATCGGATTTAATCAATAAATATGGGAATATTTTAGCAGAAGCGGCGAGACGAATGGGATCGCCACAGGTTCGTAATCGCGGAACACTTGGTGGCAACCTCGGAACCGCATCTCCGGCTGCGGATACCGCGCCGCCGCTTATCGCGCTTGAAGCAACGGTTATTTTAAAAAGTTTAACGGGACACCGTGAGGTTCCAATCGAAGATTTCTTTTTCGCTCCTGGGAAAACTATTTTGCAACCGGACGAACTGATTCTCGGGGTTCGATTCCCAAAAATGAAAAAAAATGAATCTGGCCGATATTATAAAATTGGCCAGCGAAATGCGGTCTCGATATCAATTGTAGCTATTGCAATTAAAGCAGAATTAGATAAGAATCGGTTTGGCAAAGTTCGGATTGGGTTAGGAAGTGTTGCGCCAAAACCGATTCGGGCAATCGAAGCAGAACGTATCTTGTTCAATCAGCCGTTCAATGCTACAATTATTAATCAATCAGCTGAAGCCGCACTGAGTCGATGTTCGACGATAACCGATATCCGCGCTAGCGGTGAATACCGCTGTCGGATGGTAAAGGAATTGACCCGGACGTTGTTAATAGACATAGCAAACAATTTTAATAGTCGAGGTTGA
- a CDS encoding Do family serine endopeptidase, translating to MNTLLNKFGKAQTVLLVIILLLIGGLAGGALVYISVFKNIGKTAAVMHQPTLVFPSGSSMQSFAPIVAAVKPAVVNIHTEQIIKSPFRGIRNPFGRDPFFEEFFGEDFFRRFFDDQWRDSKVTNLGSGVIIDPAGYILTNNHVVDRADKISVKLADGTLYKAEIVGKDPKTDIAVLKITRIGGGFPVAKLGDSDTINVGDYVLAIGIPFGLSETVTHGIISALGRRGFGVADYEDFIQTDAPINPGNSGGPLVNMKGEVIGINTFIVTQGAPQSAGVGFAIPSNIARKVYIDLRAKGKVVRGYLGVGLQDLTPELAQHFGVKQGVLITNVWENSPAAKIGLKPDDVIIRFDGKAIKNGSELRNLVGNTPVGKKVELEIWRDHKAYKFQVTIAEMPTELSTTQPEASETVPDKLGLTVKNITPEIARELNLRRTSGVVIIDIDSSSPASDILQPGDVLLKINDIEINTIADYNRALAKLKKGDTVILRIYRDGGYLYVTIQLE from the coding sequence ATGAATACTCTGTTGAATAAATTTGGAAAAGCACAAACGGTTTTATTGGTTATCATCTTGTTACTTATTGGCGGTTTGGCAGGTGGAGCGTTGGTATACATATCCGTGTTTAAAAATATTGGGAAAACCGCTGCGGTAATGCATCAGCCGACTCTGGTATTTCCGAGCGGTTCTTCAATGCAATCGTTTGCGCCGATTGTCGCTGCGGTTAAACCAGCGGTGGTTAATATTCATACTGAACAGATAATCAAATCGCCGTTCCGGGGAATACGAAACCCATTCGGTCGTGACCCGTTTTTTGAAGAATTTTTTGGTGAAGATTTTTTCCGTCGGTTTTTTGATGACCAATGGCGTGATTCGAAAGTCACCAACCTTGGTTCCGGTGTGATAATCGACCCTGCTGGGTATATTTTAACCAATAACCATGTAGTCGACCGAGCGGATAAGATTAGCGTCAAACTTGCTGACGGTACTCTGTATAAAGCTGAAATCGTTGGGAAAGACCCGAAAACAGACATTGCGGTACTCAAAATTACTCGCATTGGCGGCGGATTTCCGGTAGCAAAACTCGGTGACTCGGATACGATTAATGTCGGTGATTATGTGCTGGCTATCGGTATTCCTTTTGGATTATCGGAAACTGTGACCCACGGGATTATTAGCGCACTTGGTCGGCGCGGATTCGGCGTTGCGGATTATGAAGATTTTATCCAAACCGATGCGCCGATTAATCCAGGTAACAGCGGGGGACCGCTGGTAAATATGAAAGGGGAAGTGATTGGAATAAATACTTTTATTGTTACCCAAGGGGCGCCGCAGAGTGCTGGAGTTGGATTCGCTATTCCGTCAAATATTGCACGGAAGGTTTATATTGACCTGCGCGCTAAAGGAAAAGTTGTTCGTGGATATCTTGGCGTCGGATTACAAGATTTAACCCCGGAATTAGCGCAACATTTTGGTGTTAAACAGGGAGTATTGATAACGAATGTCTGGGAGAACAGTCCGGCAGCAAAAATTGGATTGAAACCTGATGATGTAATCATTCGGTTTGATGGAAAAGCAATTAAAAACGGGAGTGAACTTAGAAATCTAGTCGGCAATACGCCGGTCGGGAAAAAAGTTGAACTGGAAATATGGCGCGACCATAAAGCATATAAATTTCAAGTGACTATTGCGGAGATGCCAACTGAACTGTCTACGACCCAACCTGAAGCCAGTGAAACAGTTCCTGATAAATTAGGGCTAACTGTGAAAAACATTACGCCTGAGATAGCGCGTGAACTGAATTTACGTCGAACCAGTGGAGTTGTTATTATTGATATAGACTCTAGCAGTCCTGCTAGTGATATCTTGCAACCGGGTGATGTTCTCTTGAAAATTAATGATATTGAAATTAACACTATTGCGGATTACAACCGGGCGCTTGCCAAACTTAAAAAAGGTGATACGGTAATATTACGCATTTATCGCGATGGTGGTTATCTTTATGTAACTATCCAGTTGGAGTAA
- the folD gene encoding bifunctional methylenetetrahydrofolate dehydrogenase/methenyltetrahydrofolate cyclohydrolase FolD codes for MSAQIIDGKAIAKEIRQQIKEEIAQLVATGKTQPGLAVVIVGNNPASRVYVNAKKKACAEVGIYSEEYALPETITESELISLIQKLNHDRKIHGILVQLPLPDHIDEQKVIESINPQKDVDGFHPMNIGNLLIGTPTFIPCTPAGIMVLLQKTGIELKGKHAVVIGRSNIVGKPVSILLLAQHATVTICHSRTIDLPAVAREADVLVVAIGKPNFITGAAIKPGAVVIDVGVNRVDDKLVGDVEFESVSQVAGYITPVPGGVGPMTIAMLLQNTLQAAKQ; via the coding sequence ATGTCAGCGCAAATTATTGATGGAAAAGCAATTGCAAAAGAGATTCGGCAGCAGATTAAAGAAGAAATCGCGCAACTCGTTGCTACTGGAAAAACCCAGCCGGGATTAGCCGTAGTGATTGTTGGAAATAATCCTGCATCGCGTGTGTATGTTAATGCGAAAAAGAAAGCGTGTGCTGAGGTTGGGATTTATTCTGAAGAATATGCGTTACCAGAAACGATTACAGAATCGGAATTGATATCCCTAATTCAGAAATTAAATCATGACCGGAAAATTCATGGGATTCTAGTCCAGCTACCATTACCGGACCACATTGATGAACAAAAGGTTATCGAAAGTATCAATCCGCAAAAAGATGTTGACGGATTTCATCCGATGAATATTGGTAATTTATTGATTGGTACTCCGACCTTTATCCCTTGCACTCCTGCTGGGATAATGGTTCTGCTCCAAAAAACCGGAATTGAATTGAAAGGGAAACACGCGGTGGTTATTGGTAGAAGTAATATTGTTGGCAAACCGGTTTCGATTTTACTGCTTGCACAGCATGCGACGGTAACCATTTGCCATTCGCGAACGATAGACTTACCGGCAGTCGCTCGGGAAGCAGATGTTCTCGTGGTCGCGATTGGAAAACCGAATTTTATTACTGGCGCTGCGATTAAACCCGGAGCGGTGGTTATCGACGTCGGAGTAAATCGGGTAGATGATAAACTAGTCGGCGATGTCGAATTCGAATCGGTTTCGCAAGTTGCAGGATATATTACGCCGGTTCCCGGCGGAGTCGGTCCGATGACTATCGCTATGCTCCTTCAGAACACTCTCCAAGCTGCAAAACAATAA
- a CDS encoding BON domain-containing protein — protein MNPRDISIFRDVERKLDKEGVDLAHIDVLVHRGEVTLTGHFMDRISHRDLTDLEINRIKQILLHIPGVSEVIIHQAKASAFV, from the coding sequence ATGAACCCACGTGATATAAGCATTTTCCGTGATGTTGAACGTAAGCTGGATAAAGAAGGGGTGGATTTAGCACATATCGATGTTCTGGTACATCGCGGTGAAGTAACTTTAACTGGGCATTTCATGGACCGCATATCACATCGAGATTTAACGGATTTAGAAATTAACCGAATTAAACAAATTCTGTTGCATATCCCCGGCGTTTCAGAAGTAATCATCCATCAAGCGAAAGCCAGCGCGTTTGTCTAA
- the gltA gene encoding NADPH-dependent glutamate synthase — translation MPAIQPKKTPIAEQPAEQRRTNFNEVCLGYTEEEAVAEAKRCLFCKRPPCVPGCPVEIDIPGFIKCIAERDFLGAIKKLKEKNNLPGICGRVCPQETQCEGPCTLGKKYEPVNIGKLERFAADWEMQNFPQVQVDSVSNNGKGKKIAVVGSGPAGLTAAADLARMGYNVSLFEALHEPGGVLIYGIPEFRLPKAILRREVEYVQQLGVEIHTSNIIGVTLTIDDLARQGFKAFFIGTGAGLPYFLNIPGENLNGVYSANEFLTRVNLMRAYQFPKYGTPIRRGKKVAVIGAGNTAMDAARIALRLGAEEVTIVYRRSFAEMPARIEEIHHAEEEGVKFKLLTAPVAILGDADGWVVGMRCQQMALGEPDASGRRRPVPIEGSEFEMEIDTLINAIGQGPNPLLPRFTPGLKTDKYGHIIVDPKTFQTSIPNIFAGGDIATGEGTVIAAMGNAKIAARSIDAYLK, via the coding sequence ATGCCTGCAATACAACCGAAAAAAACACCTATTGCTGAACAGCCAGCTGAACAGCGGCGTACGAATTTTAATGAAGTTTGCCTCGGTTATACCGAAGAAGAGGCGGTAGCAGAAGCGAAACGATGTTTATTCTGCAAACGTCCGCCGTGTGTTCCTGGTTGCCCGGTAGAAATTGATATACCCGGATTTATCAAATGTATCGCCGAACGAGATTTCCTCGGTGCAATTAAGAAATTAAAAGAGAAAAATAATTTGCCCGGCATCTGTGGCAGGGTTTGTCCGCAGGAAACCCAATGCGAAGGCCCGTGTACGTTAGGGAAAAAATATGAGCCGGTTAACATCGGCAAACTCGAACGGTTCGCAGCAGACTGGGAAATGCAGAATTTCCCGCAAGTACAGGTTGACTCGGTTTCCAACAATGGAAAAGGTAAAAAAATTGCGGTGGTTGGTTCCGGACCAGCCGGATTAACCGCAGCAGCGGATTTAGCTCGAATGGGATATAATGTTTCCCTGTTTGAAGCGTTACATGAACCCGGTGGCGTATTAATTTATGGAATACCGGAATTTCGGTTACCGAAAGCAATTCTGCGCCGTGAAGTTGAATATGTTCAGCAACTCGGTGTAGAAATTCATACGAGCAATATTATCGGGGTTACTCTCACTATAGATGACTTAGCTAGGCAAGGGTTCAAAGCATTCTTTATTGGGACAGGCGCCGGACTGCCGTATTTTTTAAATATTCCTGGAGAAAATCTTAACGGAGTATATTCGGCAAACGAATTTTTAACTCGGGTTAATCTCATGCGGGCTTATCAGTTTCCGAAATATGGTACTCCGATTCGACGTGGAAAAAAAGTTGCGGTAATCGGTGCTGGAAATACGGCAATGGACGCTGCTCGGATTGCGTTACGACTTGGTGCAGAAGAAGTAACTATTGTTTACCGACGGTCGTTTGCTGAAATGCCAGCGCGTATCGAAGAAATTCATCACGCTGAAGAAGAAGGGGTTAAATTCAAACTATTAACCGCACCGGTAGCCATTTTAGGAGATGCGGATGGTTGGGTGGTTGGAATGCGCTGTCAACAGATGGCACTCGGCGAACCTGATGCGAGTGGACGGCGTAGACCCGTTCCAATCGAAGGGTCAGAATTTGAAATGGAAATTGACACGCTTATCAATGCGATAGGACAAGGACCGAATCCATTACTGCCGCGATTTACGCCTGGATTGAAAACGGATAAATATGGGCATATCATTGTTGACCCGAAAACATTCCAGACGTCCATTCCTAATATTTTCGCTGGGGGAGATATTGCTACCGGAGAAGGAACGGTTATTGCAGCAATGGGAAACGCGAAAATTGCAGCCCGGTCAATTGATGCATATTTAAAATAG
- the dnaJ gene encoding molecular chaperone DnaJ: MAAKDYYAILGVDKNATEAQIKSAFRRLAKKYHPDANPNNKSAEEKFKEINEAYEVLSDKQKRAQYDQLREAQSRGFSGFGFGYGPEYAGYTAGAGQSGANFSFSFDDFGRFGGLGDIFSQIFDRGEFSRYQQYAPQKGQDIETELEIPFLQAISGGTTVIQIPRSDTCSTCSGTGLQPSSRTQNCPHCHGRGTVQFAHGGFAVSRPCPYCNGRGKIGGNVCYDCQGRGESTRTRKLRITIPPGVDNGTRIRIRGEGGPGISGGPRGDLYVTFRVQGHDTFERKGNDIYTTVKISLAQALLGGEIEVPTVDGRVKMKIPAGTQPGTLMRLKGKGVSGLKGSKRGDQFVKINVEIPRHLTPKQRKLIEEFSKA; this comes from the coding sequence ATGGCAGCGAAAGATTATTATGCGATATTAGGTGTAGATAAAAATGCTACAGAAGCGCAGATAAAATCTGCGTTCCGTAGACTAGCGAAAAAATACCATCCAGACGCCAATCCGAATAATAAATCCGCTGAAGAAAAGTTCAAAGAAATAAATGAAGCGTATGAAGTGTTAAGTGATAAACAGAAACGAGCGCAGTATGACCAGTTACGGGAAGCGCAATCGCGTGGATTTAGCGGATTCGGGTTTGGCTATGGGCCGGAATATGCTGGATATACTGCTGGCGCTGGTCAATCCGGAGCAAACTTCTCATTTTCATTCGATGATTTTGGCCGATTTGGTGGATTAGGTGATATATTCAGTCAGATTTTCGACCGTGGTGAGTTCTCTCGATATCAGCAGTATGCTCCGCAAAAAGGACAAGATATAGAAACTGAACTCGAAATTCCGTTTCTGCAAGCGATTTCCGGCGGTACCACAGTCATTCAAATTCCACGCTCTGATACTTGTTCTACCTGCAGCGGAACCGGATTGCAACCGAGTAGTAGAACTCAGAATTGCCCGCACTGTCATGGAAGAGGAACAGTTCAATTTGCGCACGGTGGTTTTGCGGTAAGCCGACCATGTCCTTACTGCAATGGACGAGGGAAAATCGGTGGGAATGTATGTTATGATTGTCAGGGACGTGGAGAATCTACCCGAACGCGAAAACTCCGCATTACCATTCCGCCTGGCGTGGATAATGGAACCCGAATTCGGATTCGCGGGGAAGGAGGACCAGGGATTAGCGGTGGTCCACGCGGTGATTTATATGTAACCTTTCGGGTGCAGGGACATGATACGTTCGAACGCAAAGGAAACGATATTTATACCACGGTCAAAATTAGTCTGGCACAAGCGCTACTCGGTGGCGAAATTGAAGTGCCAACCGTTGATGGCCGAGTCAAAATGAAAATCCCCGCAGGAACCCAGCCCGGAACATTAATGCGCTTGAAAGGAAAAGGTGTATCCGGCCTTAAGGGTTCCAAAAGGGGTGACCAATTTGTTAAAATAAATGTTGAAATACCTCGGCATCTAACTCCGAAACAACGGAAGTTGATTGAAGAGTTTAGTAAAGCGTAG
- a CDS encoding radical SAM protein: protein MKNNRILLINPWIYDFAAYDLWVKPLGLLYLASILRENGYPIYYLDLLDDRAEVSTAKLHLQEFGQKKFRKEVITKPAVYQHIPRRYGRYGISEAQVRSQLNQLPKPDIILITSIMTYWYLGVFRTIELVKEIYPDIPVILGGIYVTICYQHAVELSGADYVIAGVGEGELLRLVDQLTGNQSRFIPDIANFDSYPYPAFDLINPLDYVCLLTTRGCPYRCTYCASHFLNPGFQRRHPEKIMQEIEFWYREYGVKNFVFYDDALTFEPESHFIPLLKLIIAKNLPIYFHTPNGLHTRGITESVARMMYHAGFKTLRLGLESSDPEFQIQSGGKISNPEFESAIKHLHAAGYSPNQIGVYLLTGLPNQRAEEVERSIRYVKSCGARPYLSEYSPIPGTKLWEQAITVSRFDIASDPLYHNNSIFPCQWKGFTWEQLQRLKLLLKQ, encoded by the coding sequence ATGAAAAATAATCGAATTCTATTAATCAATCCATGGATATATGATTTTGCGGCGTATGATTTATGGGTTAAACCGCTTGGATTACTTTACCTCGCAAGTATCCTTCGTGAAAATGGTTACCCCATCTATTATCTAGATTTACTTGACGACCGAGCCGAAGTATCGACAGCCAAACTTCATCTGCAAGAATTCGGGCAGAAGAAGTTCCGGAAAGAGGTTATCACTAAACCTGCGGTATATCAGCATATCCCCCGCCGGTACGGTCGGTACGGGATATCAGAAGCGCAGGTTCGCTCACAACTCAATCAGCTGCCGAAACCAGATATCATTCTCATAACTTCGATAATGACTTATTGGTATCTTGGCGTATTCCGAACCATCGAACTGGTTAAAGAAATATATCCGGATATTCCGGTTATTTTGGGTGGGATTTATGTAACGATATGTTATCAGCATGCGGTAGAGTTATCCGGAGCGGATTATGTGATCGCCGGGGTAGGTGAAGGAGAATTACTCCGACTGGTTGACCAGCTTACCGGAAATCAATCAAGGTTTATTCCCGACATAGCGAATTTCGATTCATATCCATATCCAGCGTTTGATTTAATCAATCCGCTGGATTATGTTTGTCTGTTAACCACTCGTGGATGTCCCTATCGGTGTACCTATTGCGCATCGCATTTCCTTAATCCGGGGTTTCAGCGGCGGCACCCGGAAAAAATCATGCAAGAAATCGAGTTCTGGTATCGGGAATATGGAGTTAAAAATTTTGTATTTTACGACGATGCATTGACTTTTGAACCAGAGTCACATTTTATTCCCTTACTAAAACTTATTATTGCAAAAAATCTGCCGATATATTTTCATACTCCAAATGGTTTGCATACTCGTGGGATAACTGAATCTGTTGCCCGAATGATGTATCACGCCGGATTTAAAACTTTGCGGTTAGGATTAGAGAGTAGCGACCCTGAGTTTCAGATTCAATCCGGTGGGAAGATATCGAATCCGGAATTCGAATCCGCAATCAAGCATCTGCATGCTGCGGGATATTCCCCAAACCAGATCGGAGTATATCTTTTAACCGGATTACCAAATCAACGTGCAGAAGAAGTTGAACGAAGTATTCGATACGTTAAATCCTGCGGAGCGCGCCCGTATTTAAGCGAATATTCGCCAATTCCTGGAACGAAGTTATGGGAACAAGCGATAACTGTATCTCGGTTCGATATCGCTTCTGACCCGTTATATCATAACAATTCGATTTTTCCTTGCCAATGGAAAGGATTTACGTGGGAACAACTCCAGCGATTGAAACTGTTACTTAAGCAGTAA
- a CDS encoding DUF6504 family protein, which yields MPTKFYGEPIEVELDAASRQPIMFCWRKKKYLIRTIRSSWQDVGFGHRIIPKRVAWRLRHHRNYFQVETDDGKVFEIYCDRTAKKKTWILFREI from the coding sequence ATGCCAACGAAATTCTATGGCGAACCAATTGAAGTAGAGCTAGACGCTGCTTCTCGTCAGCCGATAATGTTCTGTTGGCGGAAGAAAAAATATCTAATTAGAACCATTCGTTCGTCTTGGCAGGATGTCGGATTCGGTCATCGAATAATACCGAAACGGGTAGCATGGCGGCTACGGCATCATCGGAATTATTTTCAGGTCGAAACTGATGACGGAAAGGTATTTGAAATATATTGCGACCGCACCGCAAAGAAGAAAACGTGGATACTATTCCGTGAAATTTAG